From a single Candidatus Brevundimonas phytovorans genomic region:
- a CDS encoding ABC transporter ATP-binding protein, producing the protein MSLLSAENLSVRLGDKAVLNGVGAAFAPGLVTAVVGPNGAGKSTLLDCLAALRKPDAGQVTLDGRALRTLPPRERARRIAYLPQNAEIAWAVNGRTFVGLGRTPHVGAWGLTAEDRVAVDRAMAVTGVEAFADRVVSTLSGGERARVLIARALAGDPQWLLADEPLAGLDPGHVLDACDLFRRLADEEGRGVVITLHDLDAALRVADRVIVLAEARVLADGAPVEALSPEVLKAAYGVEARTLDGLRGPVLEMVGRAR; encoded by the coding sequence GTGAGCCTTCTGAGCGCGGAAAATCTGTCGGTCCGTCTGGGCGACAAGGCGGTGCTGAACGGCGTCGGCGCGGCCTTTGCGCCGGGACTGGTGACGGCGGTGGTCGGACCGAACGGGGCGGGCAAGTCCACGTTGCTGGACTGTCTGGCGGCCCTGCGAAAACCCGATGCCGGTCAGGTGACGCTGGACGGTCGCGCCCTGCGTACCCTGCCGCCGCGGGAACGGGCCCGCCGGATCGCCTATCTGCCACAGAACGCCGAGATCGCCTGGGCGGTGAACGGGCGCACCTTCGTCGGTCTGGGCCGCACCCCCCATGTCGGCGCCTGGGGCCTGACCGCCGAGGACCGGGTCGCCGTGGACCGCGCCATGGCCGTGACCGGCGTGGAGGCGTTTGCCGATCGCGTCGTCTCGACCCTGTCGGGCGGCGAACGGGCGCGCGTCCTGATCGCCCGTGCTCTGGCCGGCGATCCGCAATGGCTGCTGGCCGACGAGCCTCTGGCCGGTCTGGACCCCGGCCATGTTCTGGACGCCTGCGACCTGTTCCGGCGACTGGCGGATGAAGAGGGGCGTGGCGTCGTCATCACCCTGCACGACCTCGACGCCGCCCTGCGCGTGGCCGACCGCGTGATCGTTCTGGCCGAGGCGCGGGTGCTGGCCGACGGCGCGCCGGTCGAGGCCCTGTCGCCCGAGGTGCTGAAAGCAGCCTATGGCGTCGAGGCCCGCACGCTGGACGGCCTGCGTGGCCCGGTGCTGGAGATGGTCGGCCGTGCCCGCTAG
- a CDS encoding iron ABC transporter permease, with translation MTVPRPLIMAGLLALIAVLFVASMSAGRVWIPWSDWASQRGGPAWAILFELRLPRTILALMVGAVLGLTGAALQGYTRNPLADPGMLGVSTMAALGAVLTFYLGAAASAPWVLPGAAMLGAGLGVVLLLALAGATSSVVTFILAGVVIQTMAGAGVALALNLAPNPWAVNEIVNWLMGSLADRSVVELKLAAPGMILGALLLLTQGRTLDALILGEAGARSLGVRLDRGRLMLALGAALAVGSAVAVTGSIGFVGLIVPHLLRPLIGARPGGLLLPSALGGAVLVLAADILVRLTPSAAEIKLGVAMAALGGPFFLALLIGMRRKLA, from the coding sequence ATGACCGTGCCGCGACCCTTGATCATGGCGGGGCTGCTGGCCCTGATCGCCGTCCTCTTCGTCGCCAGCATGAGCGCTGGACGCGTCTGGATTCCATGGAGCGACTGGGCCAGCCAGCGTGGTGGTCCGGCCTGGGCCATCCTGTTTGAACTGCGCCTGCCGCGCACCATCCTGGCTCTGATGGTCGGGGCGGTTCTGGGACTGACCGGGGCGGCGCTGCAAGGCTACACCCGCAATCCGCTGGCCGATCCGGGGATGCTGGGCGTCTCGACCATGGCGGCGCTCGGGGCGGTGCTGACCTTCTATCTGGGTGCGGCGGCGAGCGCGCCCTGGGTGTTGCCCGGTGCGGCCATGCTCGGGGCCGGACTGGGCGTGGTCCTTCTACTGGCCTTGGCGGGGGCGACCAGCAGTGTCGTCACCTTCATTCTGGCGGGCGTGGTGATCCAGACCATGGCCGGAGCGGGGGTGGCCTTGGCGCTGAACCTCGCGCCCAACCCCTGGGCGGTGAACGAGATCGTCAACTGGCTGATGGGCTCGTTGGCCGACCGCAGCGTGGTCGAACTGAAGCTGGCCGCGCCGGGCATGATCCTGGGGGCTCTGCTGTTGCTGACGCAGGGTCGAACGCTGGACGCCCTGATCCTAGGCGAGGCCGGGGCGCGGTCGTTGGGGGTTCGGCTGGATAGGGGGCGTTTGATGCTCGCCCTAGGTGCGGCGCTGGCTGTCGGCTCCGCGGTGGCGGTGACAGGGTCTATCGGCTTCGTCGGCCTGATCGTGCCTCATCTGCTGCGACCGCTGATCGGGGCCCGGCCCGGCGGGCTGCTGCTGCCCTCGGCTCTGGGCGGCGCGGTCCTGGTGCTGGCGGCGGATATTCTGGTGCGGCTGACCCCGTCGGCCGCCGAGATCAAGCTGGGCGTGGCCATGGCGGCTCTGGGCGGGCCCTTCTTCCTGGCCCTGTTGATCGGCATGCGGAGGAAGCTGGCGTGA